A stretch of DNA from Equus asinus isolate D_3611 breed Donkey chromosome 20, EquAss-T2T_v2, whole genome shotgun sequence:
CGCTCCCAGAGACTGGCCCACATCTGAGTCCTGGGCTCTGCTGTAATAACTATACCCAGGTGAGGCACAGCCCGGGGctcagggctgtgggcagagggGACTTTGTCCTTTCTGTCACCACAGAGCTGACCACACAGCTGTGGGAAATAGCAAGCCGGCTTTTCAGCTCAGACACACCACGTTACAGGGGCCACAAGCGAGATGGCGAGCACGCCGAGGCCTCTGCGGTGATTGTGGCGGTGTGGGGTTCAGGGCGGGGCGCCGGTGCCAGCGTCCTTGGTTTCTGTCGCCTTCCTTCCCTCTTAGCCGGTCCAACCCTCCCTCCTCCGGTGCGCCCCTCGAGTGTGGTCATACCTCCGGCTGCACGCACAGGTCTTTATACACAGTCTCCACGCTGTGGCACACTTGTTTGAGCTCTGTTTCCAAATGGCTGATCTTTGCCATTTTCTGGGTGAACTCTTGGAGCTTGTCCTGAATGAGCTTGTTGTGGTGATTATAAATCTGATACAtcctctcctccagcttctcGGTCAGGTCCGAAACCTTTTCAAGAATAAGACATGTTCTTGGGAAATCAAACAAGAGACCTCACAACGCCTTTGTTCTAAGTGGCTCTCTAAGATTTCTGTAATTTGTCTTATAAAACTGGTAAAAACAGCTCTAGTGACTGGAGGTGTAATTGCctctatgttaatttttttttaaagcaagatgcAAAATTATGTATATAGTATAAGCTTAACCAGATTAGGAAGAAGGTACACACCAgagactagaagaaaacatgcaaCAAAGTGGCCTCTGGTGGTGGGATGGTAggaatgtttttatatattttctgctAATGTTAcgcttttctctatttctatgcTGTACCAGGGTGTGTACTGGTAGGGCCGGGGAGAGGGAGAAGTCAGTCTGTCATTGAAATGACGTGTGGAATCCAGCTGTCCCACTCACAGGGTCCATTATGCCTTCTGAAGCATCGGGGACAATCGTTAATGTGGGGCCTGAACATGACATCAGACTTTGTTAGACAGAAGCCCCAGCCATGTCGAGGAGCCTACTTTCCCATCACAGACCATTCGACATCCAGGGGAGAAGTGGGTGTGATAACACTGGCTTTGCCTCCACCCCTGCTCCACAGCCATTGGCCCTGGCGTGAAATAAGAGGGCTGGGCTGCGGTGCAGATGGACCTTGGCTCCTCATCCTGGCTCTCAGTCGGGCAATTACTTCCGAACCTTacttttcccatctataaaatgggtccAGTCTCTGCAGGATCGTTGTAAGGGGAAAATGAGGTCCTGTACGCAAGTCGCTTAGCATCGGGGAACCTAACAGATACTCAGCAGGGGTTCATTCCCTCCCCTTTCACCTTTTACATAAGGACACCCCCTCCCCTGCTGGGGCTTCACAGTGTTGGGGGGGATCTGTCACCTTGATCTTGAGGCTGTCCCTAAAGTTGGTCATGAGTGCATGGTCCTTCTGCCTGCTCTCGTTGATGTTTTCAATCAGCTCCTGGGCCCTCTTCTTCAGGATGTCAATGCTCGAGTCCAGAGAGGAAAAGTAGGGTCCTGACTTCCCTTCCAGCATCAGCAGTGGGCGGTTGGCACTGGAGGTGGCGACAGAGGGGCTAGAGACCTGACTTCTGAAAGTACAGGAAAGTGAGGTCAGCGCCAGACACCCCGAGAGCGCTGCCCTGAACCAGCTGTCTGCTGGGGGCACAACCGAGGCGATACTCAGTTAGTTCATTCACACCCCACCCTGAGGGGCAGTGCTGGCACCCCCATTTTATAACTGAGAAAACAGACCCAGAGGCACACACAAAATGTGCCCACAGTTCCACAAGGAGACCTGCCCAACTCCAGAACCCACAGCCGTTTTATTACACCAATGTGCTGCTTTGAGACAGTGTCAATGACACCATTTATAAACATATAGATGCTTCTGAGGTGGACCTTCCTGTCACCAGCCTGCTGCATCCCTTTCCTTCGCTCTCTGTCCCTGCTGGGTGGTGCCCGCAGCGCGCAGACCACCTAGGGCCAGTGTAGCTGCATGCCTCTGCTCCACCAGGTGAGGTGGCCTGTCAAGAGTtagctatgttaaaaaaaaaattttaaacacacaaaaGTTACATTTGTCCTACACTATATGTGTGACTATAATCATGTAATTGAATTAAATATCAGGTTAGCCAGTGAAATGG
This window harbors:
- the SYCE2 gene encoding synaptonemal complex central element protein 2 isoform X4; protein product: MFPERGGAGGRAAARARGRGAPRAGRGGACAEGANEKAGKDEMERQGVDAPPAEGPEREPRPSVESREPPQAEEGREEEAGREPSANRPLLMLEGKSGPYFSSLDSSIDILKKRAQELIENINESRQKDHALMTNFRDSLKIKVSDLTEKLEERMYQIYNHHNKLIQDKLQEFTQKMAKISHLETELKQVCHSVETVYKDLCVQPEAAASEEEQTHKDGEC
- the SYCE2 gene encoding synaptonemal complex central element protein 2 isoform X3; translation: MFPERGGAGGRAAARARGRGAPRAGRGGACAEGANEKAGKDEMERQGVDAPPAEGPEREPRPSVESREPPQAEEGREEEAGREPRSQVSSPSVATSSANRPLLMLEGKSGPYFSSLDSSIDILKKRAQELIENINESRQKDHALMTNFRDSLKIKVSDLTEKLEERMYQIYNHHNKLIQDKLQEFTQKMAKISHLETELKQVCHSVETVYKDLCVQPEAAASEEEQTHKDGEC